From Camelus bactrianus isolate YW-2024 breed Bactrian camel chromosome 16, ASM4877302v1, whole genome shotgun sequence, the proteins below share one genomic window:
- the UTS2R gene encoding urotensin-2 receptor: MGSTVPQTPGTPNASLNSSWASPTEPSSLEDLVATGCIGVVLSAMGVVGVAGNVYTLAVVFRFLRASASMYVYVVNLALADLLYLLSIPFIVATYITKDWHFGDVGCRVLFSLDFLTMHASIFTLTLMSSERYAAVARPLDAVQRSKGYRKVLALGTWLLALLLALPMTLAIRLVRRGHKSLCLPAWGPRAHRAYLTLLFGTSIVGPGVLIGLLYVRLARAYWLSQRASFTETRRLPNPRVLYLILGIVLLFWACFLPFWLWQLLAQYRGAQPLTPRAARIVNYLTTCLTYGNSCVNPFLYTLLTKNYRDYRQRSLPGRGIGGPAGARTFPRGHTPCQRGSGRSLSSSSQQGTEAITLSQAAPGGLCA, encoded by the coding sequence ATGGGCAGCACCGTGCCCCAGACACCTGGCACCCCCAACGCCTCCCTCAACAGCTCGTGGGCCAGCCCGACGGAGCCCAGCTCCCTGGAAGACCTGGTGGCCACGGGCTGCATCGGGGTGGTGCTCTCGGCCATGGGCGTGGTGGGCGTGGCCGGCAACGTGTACACACTGGCGGTCGTGTTCCGCTTCCTGCGTGCCTCGGCCTCCATGTACGTCTACGTCGTCAACCTGGCACTGGCTGACCTGCTCTACCTGCTCAGCATCCCCTTCATCGTGGCCACCTACATCACCAAGGACTGGCACTTCGGCGACGTGGGCTGCCGCGTCCTCTTCAGCCTGGACTTCCTGACCATGCACGCCAGCATCTTCACCCTGACCCTCATGAGCAGCGAGCGCTATGCCGCCGTGGCCAGGCCGCTGGACGCCGTGCAGCGCTCCAAGGGCTACCGCAAGGTCCTGGCGCTGGGCACGTGGCTGCTGGCACTGCTGCTGGCGCTGCCCATGACGCTGGCCATCCGGCTGGTCCGCCGGGGCCACAAGAGCCTCTGCCTGCCAGCCTGGGGCCCGCGCGCCCACCGCGCCTACCTGACGCTGCTCTTCGGGACCAGCATCGTGGGGCCCGGTGTGCTCATCGGGCTGCTCTACGTGCGCCTGGCCCGGGCCTACTGGCTGTCGCAGAGGGCCTCCTTCACTGAGACGCGGCGGCTGCCCAACCCCCGGGTGCTGTACCTCATCCTGGGCATCGTGCTGCTCTTCTGGGCCTGCTTCCTGCCCTTCTGGCTGTGGCAGCTCCTGGCCCAGTACCGCGGGGCCCAGCCGCTCACGCCCCGCGCCGCCCGCATCGTCAACTACCTGACCACCTGCCTCACCTACGGCAACAGCTGCGTGAACCCCTTCCTCTACACGCTGCTCACCAAGAACTACCGCGACTACCGCCAGCGCTCGCTCCCGGGCAGGGGCATCGGGGGGCCAGCGGGCGCCCGCACCTTCCCGCGGGGCCACACCCCCTGCCAGCGCGGCTCCGGCCGCTCCCTGTCCTCCAGCAGCCAGCAAGGCACCGAGGCCATCACGCTGTCCCAGGCAGCCCCCGGGGGGCTCTGCGCCTGA